In Melopsittacus undulatus isolate bMelUnd1 chromosome 6, bMelUnd1.mat.Z, whole genome shotgun sequence, the following proteins share a genomic window:
- the NPPC gene encoding LOW QUALITY PROTEIN: C-type natriuretic peptide (The sequence of the model RefSeq protein was modified relative to this genomic sequence to represent the inferred CDS: substituted 1 base at 1 genomic stop codon) has product MNEAESPSSLARHFAGGRRDLGAPLXTLTPVSPGLSLGLPLAPRRPPPLPRPPLARPRRMQISPLLAGGLLLALLSVRLEAKPASQLPQKASRGSAAAAGPPEAAAERDKERDKERDKERSGGGGGSGPREAREARGEARPRAGWARLLQDQPGRRHKGLHKKGLGKGCFGLKLDRIGAMSGLGC; this is encoded by the exons ATGAATGAAGCAGAAAGCCCAAGTTCACTAGCTCGGCACTTCGCAGGCGGCAGGAGGGACCTCGGGGCTCCGCTCTGAACTTTGACTCCCGTCAGTCCGGGCCTCTCCCTGGGGCTCCCCTTGGCTCCTCGCCgccctccccccctcccccggcCCCCTCTCGCTCGGCCTCGCAGGATGCAGATCTCACCCTTGCTGGCTGGTGGACTTTTACTCGCTCTGCTCTCCGTCAGGCTGGAGGCGAAGCCGGCGTCTCAGCTCCCACAGAAG GCCTCCCGCGGCTCGGCGGCGGCAGCGGGTCCGCCCGAGGCGGCGGCGGAGCGGGACAAGGAGCGGGACAAGGAGCGGGACAAGGAgcgcagcggcggcggcggcggctctGGCCCGCGGGAGGCACGGGAGGCGCGGGGCGAGGCTCGGCCGCGGGCGGGCTGGGCGCGGCTGCTGCAGGACCAGCCGGGCCGCCGGCACAAGGGCCTGCACAAGAAGGGCCTGGGCAAGGGCTGCTTCGGCCTCAAGCTGGACCGCATCGGCGCCATGAGCGGCCTCGGCTGCTGA